In a single window of the Enterobacter hormaechei ATCC 49162 genome:
- a CDS encoding TnsA endonuclease N-terminal domain-containing protein, whose amino-acid sequence MARGRRLKSYLDYENALGDGIGVGYGQSYQPWLRAQDVKSRGNRSIVFGLKTFRNHHLLSSVESNFFYLAEFNDSVIDIREQFPLFPLRLTQQIANHLHFQHPMVRGVRGVPVEVLNVMTTDFLLTLRTPEGGLRYKAIAVKHNESIPEREAQKLEIERMFWQLIDVEFQIYVGSELNNVVGKNICWATSVLRDGSEFYDKYPLDKILWKLKPDVYPIVGLRAMISSIFGVDAQEAMMLLQAMIGLKMINVDLSYPILETGLIKIISNDHYIGLNANGYY is encoded by the coding sequence ATGGCTAGGGGTAGGCGTCTCAAATCCTATTTGGATTATGAAAATGCGCTAGGTGACGGCATAGGAGTGGGCTATGGCCAAAGTTATCAGCCCTGGCTTAGAGCTCAGGACGTTAAATCCCGTGGAAACCGTTCGATAGTCTTTGGCCTTAAGACGTTTCGAAACCATCATCTCCTTTCTTCTGTCGAAAGTAACTTTTTCTATCTGGCTGAGTTTAATGACTCGGTGATTGATATCCGGGAACAATTCCCACTCTTTCCTCTCCGGCTTACCCAACAAATAGCAAATCATCTACATTTTCAACATCCTATGGTGAGGGGAGTAAGAGGAGTACCTGTCGAAGTTCTGAATGTTATGACAACCGATTTTTTACTGACCTTGAGAACTCCTGAAGGCGGACTTCGATACAAAGCTATAGCAGTAAAACATAACGAGAGCATACCTGAACGCGAAGCCCAAAAACTTGAAATAGAGAGGATGTTTTGGCAGTTGATTGATGTTGAGTTTCAAATTTATGTTGGCTCGGAACTCAATAACGTCGTCGGTAAAAACATTTGCTGGGCTACTTCTGTATTAAGAGATGGTTCTGAATTTTATGATAAATATCCTCTTGATAAAATCCTATGGAAGCTTAAACCAGATGTTTATCCCATAGTAGGACTACGTGCAATGATTTCATCAATCTTTGGGGTAGATGCACAAGAAGCGATGATGTTATTGCAGGCAATGATTGGATTAAAAATGATAAATGTTGATTTATCATATCCAATACTCGAAACCGGTCTGATAAAGATAATTTCCAATGACCACTATATAGGACTGAACGCAAATGGATATTATTAG
- a CDS encoding NAD(P)/FAD-dependent oxidoreductase, with translation MERFDAVVIGAGAAGMFCAAMAGQAGRRVLLLDNGKKPGRKILMSGGGRCNFTNLYVEPAAYLSQNRHFCKSALARYTQWDFIELVGKYGIAWHEKTLGQLFCDDSAQQIVDMLVAECEKGGVVMRLRTEVLDVARDEQGYTLQLNGETVSADNLVIASGGLSMPGLGASPFGYKIAEQFGLKVLPTRAGLVPFTLHKPLLEQLQTLSGVSVPSVITAEDGTVFRENLLFTHRGLSGPAVLQISSYWQPGEFVSVNLVPDCDLDAFLNEQRAAHPNQSLKNTLAMQLPKRLVECLQVLGQIPDVALKQLNSREQETLVETLTNWRVQPNGTEGYRTAEVTLGGVDTNELSSRTMEARNVPGLYFIGEVMDVTGWLGGYNFQWAWASAWACAQALADVRGQ, from the coding sequence GTGGAAAGGTTTGATGCCGTAGTAATTGGCGCCGGTGCGGCGGGTATGTTTTGTGCGGCGATGGCCGGACAAGCGGGTCGTCGTGTGCTGCTGCTGGATAACGGAAAAAAGCCTGGTCGCAAGATCCTGATGTCTGGCGGTGGGCGCTGCAACTTTACTAATCTTTATGTCGAGCCTGCGGCCTATTTGAGCCAGAACCGTCATTTCTGTAAGTCTGCGCTGGCGCGCTACACCCAGTGGGATTTTATCGAACTGGTGGGTAAATACGGTATCGCATGGCATGAGAAGACGCTGGGACAGCTGTTCTGCGACGACTCCGCGCAACAAATCGTCGATATGCTGGTGGCCGAGTGCGAGAAGGGCGGCGTGGTAATGCGCCTGCGCACCGAAGTGCTGGACGTCGCCCGTGACGAGCAGGGTTACACGCTGCAACTAAACGGCGAAACCGTCAGCGCCGATAACCTGGTGATTGCCAGCGGTGGCCTGTCGATGCCGGGGCTGGGCGCCTCGCCGTTCGGCTATAAAATTGCCGAGCAGTTTGGCCTGAAGGTGCTGCCCACCCGCGCCGGGCTGGTACCGTTCACGCTGCATAAGCCACTGCTGGAACAGCTTCAGACGCTCTCCGGCGTGTCTGTGCCATCGGTCATTACGGCCGAAGACGGCACGGTATTCCGCGAAAACCTGCTCTTCACCCATCGCGGACTCTCGGGGCCAGCGGTATTGCAGATCTCCAGTTACTGGCAGCCGGGGGAGTTTGTCTCCGTGAACCTGGTGCCGGACTGCGATCTGGACGCCTTCCTCAACGAGCAACGCGCCGCGCACCCGAATCAAAGCCTGAAAAATACCCTGGCGATGCAGCTGCCGAAGCGTCTCGTGGAGTGCTTGCAGGTGTTAGGGCAAATTCCGGATGTCGCGCTTAAGCAGCTCAACAGCCGCGAGCAGGAAACGCTGGTAGAGACGCTGACGAACTGGCGCGTACAGCCAAACGGCACCGAAGGTTACCGCACGGCGGAAGTCACGCTGGGCGGCGTGGATACAAACGAACTCTCATCCCGCACGATGGAAGCCCGCAACGTGCCGGGTCTTTATTTCATCGGTGAAGTGATGGATGTTACCGGCTGGCTCGGCGGGTATAACTTCCAGTGGGCGTGGGCTAGTGCCTGGGCATGCGCGCAGGCACTCGCTGATGTCCGAGGACAATAA
- the pitA gene encoding inorganic phosphate transporter PitA, which translates to MLHLFAGLDLHTGLLLLLALVFVLFYEAINGFHDTANAVATVIYTRAMRSQLAVVMAAVFNFFGVLLGGLSVAYAIVHMLPTDLLLNVSSGHGLAMVFSMLLAAIIWNLGTWYFGLPASSSHTLIGAIIGIGLTNALMTGTSVVDALNLPKVLGIFGSLIISPIVGLVVAGGLIFILRRYWSNTKKRARIHLTPAEREKKDGKKKPPFWTRIALIISAIGVAFSHGANDGQKGIGLVMLVLIGVAPAGFVVNMNASGYEITRTRDAVNNVETYFQQHPDLLKKATGVDQLIPSPDSGATTAPGEFHCHPANAVNALERAKGMLADIESYDKLAVEQRGQLRRIMLCISDVTDKVAKLPEVNADDKRLLKKLKGDMLNTIEYAPIWIIMAVALALGIGTMIGWRRVATTIGEKIGKKGMTYAQGMSAQMTAAVSIGLASYTGMPVSTTHVLSSSVAGTMIVDGGGLQRKTVTNILMAWVFTLPASILLSGGLYWISLKLI; encoded by the coding sequence ATGCTACATTTGTTTGCCGGCCTGGATTTACATACCGGGCTTTTACTATTGCTTGCTCTGGTTTTTGTGCTGTTTTACGAAGCGATCAACGGCTTCCACGACACTGCAAACGCAGTTGCAACGGTTATCTACACTCGCGCAATGCGATCGCAGCTTGCGGTCGTTATGGCGGCGGTATTTAACTTTTTTGGTGTCCTCCTGGGCGGACTGAGCGTTGCGTATGCGATCGTGCATATGCTGCCAACGGATCTGCTGCTTAACGTGAGTTCCGGTCATGGCCTGGCCATGGTGTTCTCAATGCTGCTTGCTGCGATTATCTGGAACCTTGGTACCTGGTATTTCGGCCTGCCGGCATCCAGCTCTCACACCCTTATCGGCGCGATTATCGGTATCGGTTTAACCAACGCCCTGATGACCGGTACATCGGTTGTTGATGCGCTGAACCTCCCTAAAGTACTGGGTATTTTCGGCTCTCTGATCATCTCTCCTATCGTGGGTCTGGTGGTCGCGGGTGGATTGATTTTCATCCTGCGTCGCTACTGGAGCAACACGAAGAAACGTGCGCGTATCCACCTGACGCCAGCAGAGCGTGAGAAGAAAGACGGCAAGAAAAAGCCGCCGTTCTGGACGCGTATCGCGCTGATCATTTCCGCTATCGGCGTGGCCTTCTCTCATGGCGCGAACGATGGTCAGAAAGGTATCGGTCTGGTGATGCTGGTTCTGATTGGCGTCGCACCGGCGGGCTTCGTGGTAAACATGAATGCCTCCGGTTACGAAATCACCCGTACCCGTGATGCGGTAAACAACGTTGAGACTTACTTCCAGCAGCATCCTGATTTGCTGAAGAAAGCCACCGGCGTGGACCAGCTGATTCCTTCTCCGGATTCAGGCGCAACGACGGCACCGGGCGAGTTCCATTGCCATCCGGCAAACGCGGTTAACGCGCTGGAACGTGCGAAAGGTATGCTGGCCGATATCGAAAGCTACGACAAACTGGCTGTTGAACAGCGCGGTCAGCTGCGTCGCATCATGCTCTGTATCTCCGACGTGACCGATAAAGTCGCGAAGCTGCCAGAGGTTAATGCTGACGACAAGCGTCTGCTGAAGAAACTGAAAGGCGATATGCTCAACACCATTGAGTACGCGCCAATCTGGATCATCATGGCGGTCGCACTGGCGCTGGGTATCGGTACGATGATTGGCTGGCGTCGTGTGGCGACCACCATCGGCGAGAAGATCGGTAAGAAAGGCATGACCTATGCGCAGGGTATGTCCGCGCAGATGACGGCGGCAGTGTCTATCGGTCTGGCGAGCTACACCGGTATGCCAGTCTCCACCACCCACGTACTCTCTTCGTCCGTGGCAGGTACCATGATTGTTGACGGCGGCGGTTTGCAGCGTAAAACCGTGACCAACATTCTGATGGCCTGGGTGTTCACCCTCCCGGCGTCCATCCTGCTGTCTGGCGGTCTGTACTGGATTTCGCTGAAGCTGATTTAA
- the uspB gene encoding universal stress protein UspB, whose product MISTVALFWALCVVCIVNMARYFSSLRALLVVLRGCDPLLYQYVDGGGFFTSHGQPSKQMRLVGYIYYQRYRDHHDEEFIRRCERLRRQFILTSALCGLVVVSMIALMIWH is encoded by the coding sequence ATGATTAGCACCGTCGCATTGTTTTGGGCGTTATGCGTAGTTTGCATAGTGAATATGGCGCGCTACTTCTCATCATTACGTGCGCTGTTAGTGGTACTTCGTGGTTGCGATCCGTTGCTGTATCAGTATGTGGACGGTGGAGGATTCTTCACCTCGCATGGACAGCCCAGCAAGCAGATGCGTCTGGTGGGGTATATCTACTACCAGCGTTACCGCGATCACCACGATGAAGAGTTTATCCGTCGCTGCGAGCGCCTGCGTCGTCAGTTCATTTTGACCAGCGCCCTGTGTGGTCTGGTTGTGGTGAGCATGATTGCACTGATGATTTGGCACTGA
- the uspA gene encoding universal stress protein UspA: MAYKHILIAVDLSPESKVLVDKAVSMARPYNAKVSLIHVDVNYSDLYTGLIDVNLGDMQKRISEETHHALSELSTNAGYPITETLSGSGDLGQVLVDAIKKYDMDLVVCGHHQDFWSKLMSSARQLINTVHVDMLIVPLRDEEDE, from the coding sequence ATGGCTTACAAACACATTCTCATCGCGGTAGACCTCTCTCCGGAGAGCAAAGTGCTGGTTGATAAAGCAGTATCCATGGCACGTCCCTACAACGCGAAAGTCTCCCTGATTCACGTTGATGTGAATTACTCCGACCTCTACACCGGTCTGATCGACGTAAATCTCGGCGATATGCAGAAACGCATCTCCGAAGAAACTCACCATGCCCTGAGCGAACTGTCCACTAACGCGGGCTATCCGATCACTGAAACCTTAAGCGGTAGCGGCGATCTGGGCCAGGTGCTGGTTGACGCCATTAAGAAATACGATATGGATCTGGTGGTATGTGGTCATCATCAGGACTTCTGGAGCAAGCTGATGTCTTCCGCGCGCCAGCTGATTAATACCGTTCACGTGGATATGCTGATTGTCCCACTTCGTGACGAAGAAGACGAGTAA
- the rsmJ gene encoding 16S rRNA (guanine(1516)-N(2))-methyltransferase RsmJ: MKICLVDETGAGDGALSVLAARWGLEHDEDNLMALVMTTAHLELRKRDEPKLGGIFVDFVGGAMAHRRKFGGGRGEAVAKAVGIKGSYLPDVVDATAGLGRDAFVLASVGCRVRMLERNPVVAALLDDGLARGYADPEIGPWLQERLQLIHASSLTALTDITPRPQVVYLDPMFPHKQKSALVKKEMRVFQSLVGPDLDADGLLAPARQLATKRVVVKRPDYAPPLADVATTNAVTTKGHRFDIYVPSP; encoded by the coding sequence GTGAAGATCTGCTTAGTGGATGAAACGGGCGCCGGGGACGGCGCCTTATCTGTTCTGGCGGCCCGCTGGGGGCTGGAACATGATGAAGATAACCTGATGGCGCTGGTGATGACTACAGCGCATCTCGAATTACGCAAGCGCGACGAGCCGAAGCTTGGCGGCATTTTTGTCGATTTTGTCGGCGGCGCGATGGCGCACCGGCGTAAGTTCGGCGGTGGTCGCGGCGAAGCGGTGGCCAAAGCGGTCGGCATTAAAGGGAGCTATCTGCCGGACGTGGTGGATGCCACGGCGGGGCTGGGGCGCGATGCCTTTGTGCTGGCGTCTGTCGGCTGTCGGGTGCGGATGCTGGAGCGCAATCCGGTTGTCGCCGCGCTGCTCGACGACGGGCTGGCGCGGGGCTACGCGGACCCGGAAATCGGTCCGTGGTTACAGGAACGTTTGCAGCTTATTCACGCCTCCAGCCTGACGGCGCTGACGGACATCACCCCGCGTCCGCAGGTGGTTTACCTCGACCCGATGTTTCCGCATAAGCAGAAAAGCGCGCTGGTGAAGAAAGAGATGCGGGTGTTTCAGTCGCTGGTGGGGCCAGATTTAGATGCCGATGGCCTGCTGGCGCCTGCTCGTCAGCTCGCGACGAAGCGGGTGGTGGTCAAGCGCCCGGACTACGCGCCGCCGCTGGCGGACGTAGCGACCACTAACGCGGTGACCACGAAAGGGCACCGGTTTGATATTTATGTCCCCTCACCCTAG
- the prlC gene encoding oligopeptidase A: MTNPLLTPFSLPPFSKILPEHVVPAVTQSLDNCRAAVESVVAQGAPYTWENLCQPLAEVDDVLGRIFSPVSHLNSVKNSPELREAYEQTLPLLSEYSTWVGQHEGLYKAYRDLRDGDHYAELNTAQKKSVDNALRDFELSGIGLPKEKQVRYGEIAARLSELGNQYSNNVLDATMGWTKLITDESELAGMPESALAAAKAQAEAKEQEGFLLTLDIPSYLPVMTYCDNQALREEMYRAYSTRASDQGPNAGKWDNSPVMAEILALRHELAQLLGFDSYADKSLATKMAENPQQVLDFLTDLAKRARPQGEKELAQLRAFAKAEFGVDELQPWDIAYYSEKQKQHLYSISDEQLRPYFPENKAVNGLFEVVKRIYGITAKERTDIDVWHPDVRFFELYDEKNELRGSFYLDLYARENKRGGAWMDDCVGQMRKADGTLQKPVAYLTCNFNRPVSGKPALFTHDEVITLFHEFGHGLHHMLTRIETAGVAGISGVPWDAVELPSQFMENWCWEPDALAFISGHYETGEPLPKELLDKMLAAKNYQAAMFILRQLEFGLFDFRLHAEFSPEQGAKILETLAEIKKQVAVIPGPTWGRFPHAFSHIFAGGYAAGYYSYLWADVLAADAFSRFEEEGIFNRETGQSFLDNILTRGGSEEPMELFKRFRGREPQLDAMLEHYGIKG; this comes from the coding sequence ATGACCAATCCATTACTGACGCCTTTTTCGTTGCCACCGTTTTCTAAAATCCTCCCTGAGCATGTGGTTCCAGCCGTTACCCAGTCGCTGGACAACTGCCGCGCGGCGGTAGAAAGCGTGGTTGCGCAAGGCGCGCCGTACACCTGGGAAAATCTGTGTCAGCCGCTGGCCGAAGTGGACGACGTGCTGGGACGTATCTTCTCCCCGGTGAGCCACCTGAATTCGGTGAAAAACAGCCCGGAGCTGCGCGAAGCCTACGAACAAACCCTGCCGCTGCTCTCTGAGTACAGCACCTGGGTCGGTCAGCACGAAGGGCTGTACAAAGCCTACCGCGACCTGCGCGACGGCGACCACTATGCCGAACTGAACACGGCGCAGAAAAAATCGGTCGATAACGCGCTGCGTGACTTTGAGTTGTCCGGTATCGGTCTGCCAAAAGAGAAGCAGGTTCGTTACGGTGAAATTGCCGCGCGCCTGTCTGAGCTGGGCAACCAGTACAGCAACAACGTCCTTGATGCCACCATGGGCTGGACGAAGCTGATTACCGATGAATCCGAACTGGCGGGTATGCCGGAAAGCGCGCTGGCGGCGGCAAAAGCCCAGGCCGAAGCGAAAGAGCAGGAAGGCTTCCTGTTAACGCTGGATATCCCAAGCTATCTGCCGGTGATGACCTACTGCGACAACCAGGCTCTGCGCGAAGAGATGTACCGCGCCTACAGCACCCGCGCCTCCGATCAGGGGCCGAATGCGGGCAAATGGGACAACAGCCCGGTGATGGCGGAGATCCTCGCCCTGCGTCATGAGCTGGCTCAGCTGCTGGGCTTCGACAGCTACGCGGATAAATCCCTCGCCACCAAAATGGCCGAGAACCCGCAGCAGGTGCTCGACTTCCTCACCGATCTGGCGAAACGCGCCCGTCCTCAGGGTGAAAAGGAACTGGCTCAGCTGCGCGCCTTTGCGAAAGCGGAGTTTGGCGTGGACGAGCTTCAGCCGTGGGATATCGCGTACTACAGCGAAAAGCAGAAACAGCACCTTTACAGCATCAGCGACGAACAGCTGCGTCCGTACTTCCCGGAAAACAAAGCCGTTAACGGCCTGTTTGAAGTGGTAAAACGCATCTACGGCATTACCGCGAAAGAGCGTACCGACATCGACGTCTGGCATCCGGACGTGCGCTTCTTCGAGCTGTATGACGAGAAAAACGAACTGCGCGGCAGCTTCTATCTGGATCTTTATGCGCGTGAAAACAAACGCGGCGGGGCGTGGATGGACGACTGCGTGGGCCAGATGCGTAAAGCGGATGGTACCCTGCAAAAACCGGTCGCCTACCTGACCTGTAACTTTAACCGTCCGGTGAGCGGCAAACCTGCGCTGTTTACCCACGATGAAGTGATCACCCTGTTCCACGAGTTCGGTCACGGCCTGCACCACATGCTGACCCGCATCGAAACCGCTGGCGTGGCCGGTATCAGCGGTGTGCCATGGGATGCGGTCGAACTGCCAAGCCAGTTTATGGAAAACTGGTGCTGGGAGCCGGACGCGCTGGCGTTTATCTCCGGCCACTACGAGACCGGCGAACCGCTGCCGAAGGAACTGCTGGATAAAATGCTGGCGGCGAAAAACTACCAGGCGGCGATGTTCATCCTGCGTCAGCTGGAGTTCGGCCTGTTCGATTTCCGCCTGCACGCCGAATTCAGCCCGGAGCAGGGGGCGAAAATCCTTGAAACGCTGGCCGAGATTAAAAAGCAGGTCGCCGTTATTCCAGGCCCAACCTGGGGACGCTTCCCGCATGCGTTCAGCCATATCTTCGCAGGCGGATACGCCGCAGGCTACTACAGCTACCTGTGGGCCGACGTGCTGGCGGCGGACGCCTTCTCTCGCTTCGAAGAGGAGGGGATTTTCAACCGCGAAACCGGTCAGTCGTTCCTCGACAACATCCTGACCCGCGGCGGGTCAGAAGAGCCTATGGAGCTGTTCAAACGCTTCCGTGGCCGCGAGCCGCAGCTGGATGCGATGCTTGAGCATTACGGGATCAAAGGCTGA
- a CDS encoding 23S rRNA (adenine(2030)-N(6))-methyltransferase RlmJ: protein MLSYRHSFHAGNHADVLKHTVQSLIIESLKEKDKPFLYLDTHAGAGRYQLSGEHAERTGEYLEGIARIWQQDDLPAELEPYIGVVNHFNRNGQLRYYPGSPLIARQLLREQDSLQLTELHPSDFPLLRSEFQKDNRARVDKADGYQQLKAKLPPVSRRGLVLIDPPYEIKTDYQAVVTGINEGYKRFATGTYALWYPVVLRAQIKRMIKDLEATGIRKILQIELAVRPDSDQRGMTASGMIVINPPWKLEAQMNNVLPWLHKTLVPAGTGHATVSWIVPE, encoded by the coding sequence ATGCTCAGTTATCGCCACAGCTTCCACGCAGGCAACCACGCCGACGTCCTCAAACACACCGTTCAGAGCCTGATCATTGAATCGCTTAAAGAAAAGGATAAACCGTTCCTTTATCTGGACACCCACGCGGGCGCGGGCCGTTATCAGCTGAGCGGCGAGCATGCCGAGCGTACCGGTGAATATCTGGAAGGGATTGCGCGTATCTGGCAGCAGGACGATCTGCCTGCCGAGCTGGAGCCGTACATCGGCGTGGTGAACCACTTCAACCGCAACGGTCAGCTGCGCTATTACCCTGGCTCCCCGCTGATTGCCCGCCAGCTGCTTCGCGAGCAGGACAGCCTCCAGCTGACCGAGCTGCACCCGAGCGACTTCCCGCTGCTGCGCTCAGAGTTTCAGAAAGATAACCGCGCCCGCGTGGATAAAGCCGATGGCTACCAGCAGTTGAAAGCGAAGCTGCCGCCGGTTTCCCGTCGCGGCCTGGTGCTGATCGACCCGCCGTACGAAATCAAAACCGATTATCAGGCGGTGGTGACTGGCATCAATGAAGGTTACAAACGCTTTGCGACCGGTACCTATGCCCTGTGGTATCCGGTGGTGCTGCGCGCGCAAATTAAACGCATGATCAAAGACCTCGAAGCGACCGGCATTCGTAAAATCCTGCAAATTGAGCTGGCTGTGCGCCCCGACAGCGACCAGCGCGGCATGACCGCTTCCGGCATGATTGTGATTAACCCGCCGTGGAAGCTTGAAGCACAGATGAACAACGTCCTGCCGTGGCTGCACAAAACGCTGGTGCCAGCCGGAACAGGACACGCCACCGTAAGCTGGATCGTGCCGGAGTAA
- the gorA gene encoding glutathione-disulfide reductase — MTKHYDYIAIGGGSGGIASINRAAMYGQKCALIEAKELGGTCVNVGCVPKKVMWHAAQIREAIHMYGPDYGFDTTINHFDWDKLIASRTAYIDRIHTSYDNVLGKNNVDVIRGFARFVDAKTIEVNGETITADHILIATGGRPSHPNIPGAEYGIDSDGFFELPALPERVAIVGAGYIAVELAGVINGLGAQAHLFVRKHAPLRSFDPLIVDTLVEVMNTEGPTLHTNAVPKAVVKNADGSLTLELEDGRSQTVDCLIWAIGREPATDNFNLAATGVKTNEKGYIVVDKFQNTSVPGIYAVGDNTGAVELTPVAVAAGRRLSERLFNNKPDEHLDYSNIPTVVFSHPPIGTVGLTEPQAREQYGDDQVKVYKSAFTAMYTAVTSHRQPCRMKLVCVGPDEKIVGIHGIGFGMDEILQGFAVALKMGATKKDFDNTVAIHPTAAEEFVTMR; from the coding sequence ATGACTAAGCATTATGACTACATCGCAATCGGCGGCGGCAGCGGTGGCATCGCCTCCATCAACCGTGCGGCCATGTATGGCCAGAAATGTGCGCTGATTGAAGCCAAAGAACTCGGCGGCACCTGCGTGAACGTGGGTTGTGTACCGAAGAAAGTGATGTGGCATGCCGCGCAAATCCGTGAAGCTATCCATATGTATGGCCCGGACTACGGTTTTGACACCACGATCAATCATTTCGACTGGGACAAACTGATCGCCAGCCGTACCGCCTACATCGACCGTATTCATACCTCGTACGATAACGTGCTGGGCAAGAATAACGTCGACGTGATCCGCGGCTTCGCCCGTTTCGTGGATGCGAAGACGATCGAGGTAAACGGCGAGACGATCACTGCCGATCACATCCTGATCGCTACCGGCGGCCGTCCGAGCCACCCGAACATTCCGGGCGCGGAATACGGTATCGACTCCGACGGATTCTTCGAGCTGCCTGCTCTGCCAGAACGCGTTGCCATTGTGGGCGCAGGTTACATCGCGGTTGAGCTGGCCGGCGTGATTAACGGTCTGGGCGCACAAGCCCACCTGTTCGTGCGTAAGCACGCGCCGCTGCGCAGCTTTGACCCGCTGATCGTCGATACGCTGGTTGAAGTGATGAACACCGAAGGCCCAACCCTGCACACCAACGCCGTACCAAAAGCGGTGGTGAAAAATGCGGACGGTAGCCTGACGCTTGAGCTGGAAGATGGCCGTAGCCAGACCGTTGATTGCCTGATCTGGGCGATTGGCCGTGAACCGGCCACCGACAACTTCAACCTGGCCGCAACCGGGGTGAAAACCAATGAAAAAGGCTACATCGTCGTTGATAAGTTCCAGAACACCAGCGTACCGGGCATTTATGCCGTGGGCGATAACACCGGTGCGGTTGAACTGACCCCGGTTGCCGTGGCGGCGGGGCGTCGTCTTTCCGAACGTCTGTTTAACAACAAGCCGGACGAACATCTGGATTACAGCAATATTCCGACCGTGGTCTTCAGCCACCCGCCAATCGGTACCGTCGGCTTAACCGAGCCGCAGGCGCGCGAGCAGTACGGTGATGACCAGGTGAAAGTGTATAAATCGGCGTTTACCGCGATGTATACCGCCGTCACCTCGCATCGTCAGCCGTGCCGGATGAAGCTGGTCTGCGTTGGCCCGGACGAGAAGATCGTCGGCATCCACGGCATTGGCTTCGGCATGGACGAGATCCTGCAAGGCTTCGCGGTGGCGCTGAAGATGGGCGCAACGAAGAAAGACTTCGATAACACCGTGGCGATCCACCCGACTGCGGCGGAAGAGTTTGTAACCATGCGCTGA